One segment of Macaca fascicularis isolate 582-1 chromosome 2, T2T-MFA8v1.1 DNA contains the following:
- the RAF1 gene encoding RAF proto-oncogene serine/threonine-protein kinase isoform X4, producing MMANSQILLRQAILSVFSCQTSKEQCKKARLDWNTDAASLIGEELQVDFLDHVPLTTHNFARKTFLKLAFCDICQKFLLNGFRCQTCGYKFHEHCSTKVPTMCVDWSNIRQLLLFPNSTIGDSGVPALPSLTMRRMRESVSRMPVSSQHRYSTPHAFTFNTSSPSSEGSLSQRQRSTSTPNVHMVSTTLPVDSRMIEDAIRSHSESASPSALSSSPNNLSPTGWSQPKTPVPAQRERAPVSGTQEKNKIRPRGQRDSSYYWEIEASEVMLSTRIGSGSFGTVYKGKWHGDVAVKILKVVDPTPEQFQAFRNEVAVLRKTRHVNILLFMGYMTKDNLAIVTQWCEGSSLYKHLHVQETKFQMFQLIDIARQTAQGMDYLHAKNIIHRDMKSNNIFLHEGLTVKIGDFGLATVKSRWSGSQQVEQPTGSVLWMAPEVIRMQDNNPFSFQSDVYSYGIVLYELMTGELPYSHINNRDQIIFMVGRGYASPDLSKLYKNCPKAMKRLVADCVKKVKEERPLFPQILSSIELLQHSLPKINRSASEPSLHRAAHTEDINACTLTTSPRLPVF from the exons taAAAAAGCACGCTTAGATTGGAATACTGATGCTGCCTCTTTGATTGGGGAAGAACTTCAAGTAGATTTCCTGGATCATGTTCCGCTCACAACACACAACTTT GCTCGGAAGACGTTCCTGAAGCTTGCCTTCTGTGACATCTGTCAGAAATTCCTGCTCAATGGATTTCGATGTCAGACTTGTGGCTACAAATTTCATGAGCACTGTAGCACcaaagtacctactatgtgtgtGGACTGGAGTAATATCAGACAACTCTT ATTGTTTCCAAATTCCACTATTGGTGATAGTGGAGTCCCAGCACTACCTTCTTTGACTATGCGTCGTATGCGAGAGTCTGTTTCCAGGATGCCTGTTAG TTCTCAGCACAGGTATTCTACACCTCACGCCTTCACCTTTAACACCTCCAGTCCCTCATCTGAAGGTTCCCTTTCCCAGAGGCAGAGGTCGACGTCCACACCTAATGTCCACATGGTCAGCACCACCCTGCCTGTGGACAGCAGGATGATTGAG gaTGCAATTCGAAGTCACAGCGAATCAG CCTCACCTTCAGCCCTGTCCAGTAGCCCCAACAATCTGAGCCCAACAGGCTGGTCACAGCCGAAAACACCCGTGCCAGCACAAAGAGAGCGGGCACCAGTATCTGGGAcccaggagaaaaacaaaatt AGGCCTCGTGGACAGAGAGATTCAAGCTATTACTGGGAAATAGAAGCCAGTGAAGTGATGCTGTCCACTCGGATTGGGTCAGGCTCTTTTGGAACTGTTTATAAGGGCAAATGGCACG GAGACGTTGCAGTAAAGATCCTAAAGGTTGTCGACCCAACCCCAGAGCAATTCCAGGCCTTCAGGAATGAGGTGGCTGTTCTGCG CAAAACACGGCATGTGAACATTCTGCTTTTCATGGGGTACATGACAAAGGACAACCTGGCAATTGTGACCCAGTGGTGCGAGGGCAGCAGCCTCTACAAACACCTGCATGTCCAGGAGACCAAGTTTCAGATGTTCCAGCTAATTGACATTGCCCGGCAGACGGCTCAGGGAATGGA cTATTTGCATGCAAAGAACATCATCCACAGAGACATGAAATCCAACA ATATATTTCTCCATGAAGGCCTAACAGTGAAAATTGGAGATTTTGGTTTGGCAACAGTAAAGTCACGCTGGAGTGGTTCTCAGCAGGTTGAACAACCTACTGGCTCTGTCCTGTGGATG GCCCCAGAGGTGATCCGAATGCAGGATAACAACCCATTCAGTTTCCAGTCAGATGTCTACTCCTATGGCATCGTATTGTATGAGCTGATGACGGGGGAACTTCCTTACTCTCACATCAACAACCGAGATCAG ATCATCTTCATGGTGGGCCGAGGGTATGCCTCCCCAGATCTTAGTAAGCTATATAAGAACTGCCCCAAAGCAATGAAGAGGCTGGTAGCTGACTGtgtgaagaaagtaaaggaagagagGCCTCTTTTTCCCCAG ATCCTGTCTTCCATTGAGCTGCTCCAACACTCTCTACCGAAGATCAACCGGAGCGCTTCCGAGCCATCCTTGCATCGGGCAGCCCACACTGAGGATATCAATGCTTGCACGCTGACCACATCCCCGAGGCTGCCTGTCTTCTAG
- the RAF1 gene encoding RAF proto-oncogene serine/threonine-protein kinase isoform X3 gives MMANSQILLRQAILSVFSCQTSKEQCKKARLDWNTDAASLIGEELQVDFLDHVPLTTHNFARKTFLKLAFCDICQKFLLNGFRCQTCGYKFHEHCSTKVPTMCVDWSNIRQLLLFPNSTIGDSGVPALPSLTMRRMRESVSRMPVSSQHRYSTPHAFTFNTSSPSSEGSLSQRQRSTSTPNVHMVSTTLPVDSRMIENNSLNASPRAWSRRFCLRGRDAIRSHSESASPSALSSSPNNLSPTGWSQPKTPVPAQRERAPVSGTQEKNKIRPRGQRDSSYYWEIEASEVMLSTRIGSGSFGTVYKGKWHGDVAVKILKVVDPTPEQFQAFRNEVAVLRKTRHVNILLFMGYMTKDNLAIVTQWCEGSSLYKHLHVQETKFQMFQLIDIARQTAQGMDYLHAKNIIHRDMKSNNIFLHEGLTVKIGDFGLATVKSRWSGSQQVEQPTGSVLWMAPEVIRMQDNNPFSFQSDVYSYGIVLYELMTGELPYSHINNRDQIIFMVGRGYASPDLSKLYKNCPKAMKRLVADCVKKVKEERPLFPQILSSIELLQHSLPKINRSASEPSLHRAAHTEDINACTLTTSPRLPVF, from the exons taAAAAAGCACGCTTAGATTGGAATACTGATGCTGCCTCTTTGATTGGGGAAGAACTTCAAGTAGATTTCCTGGATCATGTTCCGCTCACAACACACAACTTT GCTCGGAAGACGTTCCTGAAGCTTGCCTTCTGTGACATCTGTCAGAAATTCCTGCTCAATGGATTTCGATGTCAGACTTGTGGCTACAAATTTCATGAGCACTGTAGCACcaaagtacctactatgtgtgtGGACTGGAGTAATATCAGACAACTCTT ATTGTTTCCAAATTCCACTATTGGTGATAGTGGAGTCCCAGCACTACCTTCTTTGACTATGCGTCGTATGCGAGAGTCTGTTTCCAGGATGCCTGTTAG TTCTCAGCACAGGTATTCTACACCTCACGCCTTCACCTTTAACACCTCCAGTCCCTCATCTGAAGGTTCCCTTTCCCAGAGGCAGAGGTCGACGTCCACACCTAATGTCCACATGGTCAGCACCACCCTGCCTGTGGACAGCAGGATGATTGAG AATAACAGCCTGAATGCTTCTCCCAGGGCGTGGTCCAGACGATTTTGTTTGAGGGGAAGA gaTGCAATTCGAAGTCACAGCGAATCAG CCTCACCTTCAGCCCTGTCCAGTAGCCCCAACAATCTGAGCCCAACAGGCTGGTCACAGCCGAAAACACCCGTGCCAGCACAAAGAGAGCGGGCACCAGTATCTGGGAcccaggagaaaaacaaaatt AGGCCTCGTGGACAGAGAGATTCAAGCTATTACTGGGAAATAGAAGCCAGTGAAGTGATGCTGTCCACTCGGATTGGGTCAGGCTCTTTTGGAACTGTTTATAAGGGCAAATGGCACG GAGACGTTGCAGTAAAGATCCTAAAGGTTGTCGACCCAACCCCAGAGCAATTCCAGGCCTTCAGGAATGAGGTGGCTGTTCTGCG CAAAACACGGCATGTGAACATTCTGCTTTTCATGGGGTACATGACAAAGGACAACCTGGCAATTGTGACCCAGTGGTGCGAGGGCAGCAGCCTCTACAAACACCTGCATGTCCAGGAGACCAAGTTTCAGATGTTCCAGCTAATTGACATTGCCCGGCAGACGGCTCAGGGAATGGA cTATTTGCATGCAAAGAACATCATCCACAGAGACATGAAATCCAACA ATATATTTCTCCATGAAGGCCTAACAGTGAAAATTGGAGATTTTGGTTTGGCAACAGTAAAGTCACGCTGGAGTGGTTCTCAGCAGGTTGAACAACCTACTGGCTCTGTCCTGTGGATG GCCCCAGAGGTGATCCGAATGCAGGATAACAACCCATTCAGTTTCCAGTCAGATGTCTACTCCTATGGCATCGTATTGTATGAGCTGATGACGGGGGAACTTCCTTACTCTCACATCAACAACCGAGATCAG ATCATCTTCATGGTGGGCCGAGGGTATGCCTCCCCAGATCTTAGTAAGCTATATAAGAACTGCCCCAAAGCAATGAAGAGGCTGGTAGCTGACTGtgtgaagaaagtaaaggaagagagGCCTCTTTTTCCCCAG ATCCTGTCTTCCATTGAGCTGCTCCAACACTCTCTACCGAAGATCAACCGGAGCGCTTCCGAGCCATCCTTGCATCGGGCAGCCCACACTGAGGATATCAATGCTTGCACGCTGACCACATCCCCGAGGCTGCCTGTCTTCTAG